The DNA segment CCGGCGTTCTGCGCCTTGATGCTGGCGATGCGGGCCGAGTCCACGCGGCTCATCTGGCCGGCGCCGACGCCTAGCGTCATGCCGCCGCCACAGAACACGATGGCGTTAGACTTGACGAACTTGGCCACGCGCCAGGCGAACATCAGGTCGTCCATTTCCTTGGGCGTGGGCTGGCGCTTGGTCACCACGCGCAGTTCGTCACGCTGGACGTTCCTGGCGTCGGGGCTTTGCACCAGCAGGCCGCCGCCGACGCGCTTGAAGTCATACGGGTTGAGGCCGTTGCCCAGCGGGATTTCCAGCAGGCGCACGTTCTGCTTGGCGGCAAACACGGCGCGCGCGCCGGCGCTGAACGACGGGGCGATCAGCACTTCGACGAACTGCTTGGCCACGGCCTGGGCGGCGGCTTCGTCCAGCTCGACGTTGAAGGCGATGATGCCGCCGAAGGCCGAGGTCGAGTCGGTCTTGAGGGCTTTTTCGTAGGCTTCCAGCGCGTTGGCGCCGACTGCCACGCCGCACGGGTTGGCGTGCTTGATGATCACGCAGGCCGCGCCGGTGGCAGCGCCGAAGGTCTTGACGCATTCCCATGCCGCGTCGGCGTCGGCGATGTTGTTGTACGACAGTTCCTTGCCTTGCAACTGCGTGTAGTTGGCCAGCGCGCCGTCGGAGGCTTTCAGGTCGCGGTAGAAGGCGGCCGACTGGTGCGGGTTCTCGCCATAGCGCATTTCCTGCACCTTCTCGAAGGCCAGGTTCAGCGTCTGCGGGTAGGCGCTGCGGGTCTGGTGCGCCTTGTCCGCGCCGAGGCTGGTCAGGTAGTTGGTGATGGCGCCGTCGTACTGCGCGGTGTGGGCGAACACCTTGGTGGCCAGGCGGAAGTTGGTGTCATAGCCGACGCTGTTGGCGTTGGCGCGCATTTCTTCCAGCACCGGCGCGTAGTCGGCCGGGTCCACGATGACGGTGACGTCGCGGTGGTTCTTGGCGGCCGAGCGCAGCATGGTGGGGCCACCGATGTCGATGTTCTCGATGGCGTCCGGCAGCGAGCAGTCATCCTTGGCCACGGTTTGCTGGAACGGGTACAGGTTCACGACCAGCAGGTCGATGGTGGGGATGTTGTGCTCGGCGAGCGCCGCCATGTGCTCGGGCAGGTCGCGGCGGGCCAGGATGCCGCCGTGCACTTTCGGGTGCAGGGTCTTGACGCGGCCATCGAGCATTTCGGGGAAACCGGTGTAGTCGGCCACCTCCGTGACGGGCAGGCCGGCATCGGCCAGCAGCTTGGCGGTGCCGCCGGTGGAGAGCAGCGCGACGCCGAGCGAGTTGAGCTCGCGGGCAAATTCGACGATGCCGGTCTTGTCGGATACGGAGAGGAGGGCTTGCTTGATCATGGCTATGGGGAGACGCTTCAAAGTAAACCGTGCTGCTGCAACTTCTTGCGCAGCGTATTGCGATTGATGCCCAGGTAGGCTGCCGCGAGCGACTGGTTGCGCTCGGCGCGCGCCATCACTGCTTCCAGCAGTGGCCGTTCCACGGCTTCGAGCACCATGTTGTACATATTCGACGGCTCTTCACCGTCCAGGTCGCGAAAGTAGGCACCCAGGCTGTCCCGGATGCACTGGTCGATAGCGTTGCGGCTCATGCGGCAAGCAACTCCCCGTTATTGTTGTTGTTCGACTTGTTGCGTTTCTCGTCGTCGGCATCATCCGTGCCGTCCGCGCCGTCTTCCACATAGACCAGGCGCTCGGACAGCAGCGCCTGCTCATCGAAGTATTCGTTGACCGCGGCGAGCTGGGCCGTGGTGCTGTCCAGCGTGTTCATGCGGTGGCGGAACAGGTTGGCGCCGGCCAGGCCGCGCGTGTACCAGGCAATGTGCTTGCGCGCGGTGCGCACGCCGGTGAACTCGCCGTAGAAGTCGTAGTGGTCTTCCAGGTGCGCGTTCATGATGGCGCGGATCTCGGCCACTTCCGGCGACGGCAGCAGCTCGCCGGTGGCCAGGTAGTGCTCGATCTCGCGGAACAGCCAGGGCCGGCCCTGCGCCGCGCGGCCGATCATGATGGCGTCGGCGCCGGTCACGGCCAGCACATGCTTGGCTTTTTGCGGTGTGGTGACGTCGCCGTTGGCGACCACGGGGATGGACAGCGCTGCCTTGACCGCGGCAATGGTCTCGTACTCGGCTTCGCCCTTGTACAGGTCGGCGCGCGTGCGCCCATGCACGGTGAGCATGCTGATGCCGGCGTCTTCCACCATGCGCGCGATGCGAAGCGCATTGCGGTTCTGGCGGTCCCAGCCGGTACGGATCTTGAGCGTGACGGGCACGCGCGGATCGACCTCGGCCACGGCGGCGACCACCGCCTGGACGATGCGCACAACCAGCGGCTCGTTTTGCAGCAGCGCCGAGCCGGCGGCCACATTGCACACCTTCTTGGCCGGGCAGCCCATGTTGATGTCGATGATCTGCGCGCCGCGCTCCACGTTGTGGCGTGCAGCCTCCGCCATCATGGCCGGCTCGGCGCCGGCGATCTGCACCGCGATGGGTTCGACTTCGCCCGTGTGGTTGGCGCGCCGCATGGTCTTCTCGCTCTTCCACAGCTGTGCGTTGGAGGCGACCATTTCGGACACCGCATAGCCCGCGCCCAGCCGTTTGCACAGCTGGCGGAATGGCCGGTCCGTCACACCGGCCATGGGCGCGACGAACAGGTTGTTGCGGAGTTGGTGCGGTCCGATTTGCACGATAGCGACTGTAGCGACTGACGAGGGGCCGCAAGGCGGCCCCGCAACTAGACAAAAATGAAAATGGCATGCCCTGCCGAAACAGTGCTCGGCGCCATTCAGTGGGCATGTGTGAGGGCAGGATTTTACCGCCAAACGACCCGGGTTGCTCAAGATTTGAGCAAATATTGCACCGGGCTGGCTTGCAAACCATGTTGACAACGGGGCCGCCGGCGGCCCTTGGCAGCCTTTAGCGGCGCATGCCGTACATCATCTGGCGCGCCAGCGCGTCCTTGAGCGGCCCCAGGCAAGCGAGCGCCGCCAGGGACGCCCCACGCGCGTGGGCAGCGAGCGGGTAGGAGACGCCAAACACGCGCGGCAGCAGGTCGGTCACGCCGATGGTGACGGCCCGATCCAGCTTTTGTTGCGCCGCAAACGCCTGCAAGGCCTGCGGGCTGCAGTCGGCACGCAGCGCGAGCGCCAGGGCAAAGGCGTCGCGCAGGCCGAGGTTGAGGCCCTGGCCGGCTACCGGATGTAGCGTCTGCGCCGCATTGCCGACCGCTACCACGCGGCCCTGCACGGTGACGGGCGCCGCGTTCAGCCCGAGCGGGAAGGCATGGCGCTTGCCAATGCCGGTGAAGCGGCCCATGCGCGGGCCGAAGGCTTGTTCCAGTTCGGCAAGGAACTCGCCGTCGGGCAGCGCGAGCCGGCGGGCCGCTTGTTCCGGCGGGCAGCACCAGACCAGGGCGTAGCCGGGCGTGCCGTGCTCTTCATGCGG comes from the Cupriavidus basilensis genome and includes:
- the purH gene encoding bifunctional phosphoribosylaminoimidazolecarboxamide formyltransferase/IMP cyclohydrolase, yielding MIKQALLSVSDKTGIVEFARELNSLGVALLSTGGTAKLLADAGLPVTEVADYTGFPEMLDGRVKTLHPKVHGGILARRDLPEHMAALAEHNIPTIDLLVVNLYPFQQTVAKDDCSLPDAIENIDIGGPTMLRSAAKNHRDVTVIVDPADYAPVLEEMRANANSVGYDTNFRLATKVFAHTAQYDGAITNYLTSLGADKAHQTRSAYPQTLNLAFEKVQEMRYGENPHQSAAFYRDLKASDGALANYTQLQGKELSYNNIADADAAWECVKTFGAATGAACVIIKHANPCGVAVGANALEAYEKALKTDSTSAFGGIIAFNVELDEAAAQAVAKQFVEVLIAPSFSAGARAVFAAKQNVRLLEIPLGNGLNPYDFKRVGGGLLVQSPDARNVQRDELRVVTKRQPTPKEMDDLMFAWRVAKFVKSNAIVFCGGGMTLGVGAGQMSRVDSARIASIKAQNAGLTLAGSAVASDAFFPFRDGLDVVVDAGATCVIQPGGSMRDDEVIAAADERNIAMVLTGVRHFRH
- the dusB gene encoding tRNA dihydrouridine synthase DusB, translated to MQIGPHQLRNNLFVAPMAGVTDRPFRQLCKRLGAGYAVSEMVASNAQLWKSEKTMRRANHTGEVEPIAVQIAGAEPAMMAEAARHNVERGAQIIDINMGCPAKKVCNVAAGSALLQNEPLVVRIVQAVVAAVAEVDPRVPVTLKIRTGWDRQNRNALRIARMVEDAGISMLTVHGRTRADLYKGEAEYETIAAVKAALSIPVVANGDVTTPQKAKHVLAVTGADAIMIGRAAQGRPWLFREIEHYLATGELLPSPEVAEIRAIMNAHLEDHYDFYGEFTGVRTARKHIAWYTRGLAGANLFRHRMNTLDSTTAQLAAVNEYFDEQALLSERLVYVEDGADGTDDADDEKRNKSNNNNNGELLAA
- a CDS encoding Fis family transcriptional regulator, which translates into the protein MSRNAIDQCIRDSLGAYFRDLDGEEPSNMYNMVLEAVERPLLEAVMARAERNQSLAAAYLGINRNTLRKKLQQHGLL